From Alcaligenes faecalis, the proteins below share one genomic window:
- a CDS encoding MarR family winged helix-turn-helix transcriptional regulator produces MEKTTLDLENFLPYQVTILASHIAVTFARQHAQQFGLSIPEWRIIATLGRYGTLTSGSLTERTSMDKAKVSRAVSRLTAAQLIARRDNENDMRSNLLCLTEQGQQVHDRIVPIALDLEQELTSVLSQEELSSFKEMMTRLENRMVQRFGSDFSGDAHI; encoded by the coding sequence TTGGAAAAAACCACCCTGGACCTGGAGAATTTTCTCCCGTATCAAGTCACGATACTGGCCTCGCATATTGCGGTGACCTTTGCGCGCCAGCATGCGCAGCAATTTGGGTTATCCATTCCGGAGTGGCGCATTATTGCGACCTTGGGTCGCTATGGCACCTTGACCTCGGGCAGTTTGACTGAGCGCACCAGCATGGACAAGGCCAAGGTCAGCCGTGCGGTTTCCCGTCTGACAGCCGCCCAGTTGATTGCTCGTCGCGATAATGAAAACGATATGCGCAGCAATCTGCTGTGCCTGACCGAGCAGGGCCAGCAAGTGCATGATCGCATCGTGCCTATCGCCCTGGATCTGGAACAAGAACTGACGTCCGTGCTTAGCCAGGAAGAGCTCAGCTCCTTTAAAGAAATGATGACGCGCCTGGAAAACCGCATGGTTCAGCGCTTTGGCAGCGATTTCAGCGGCGACGCACATATTTGA
- a CDS encoding P-II family nitrogen regulator: MKLITAIVKPFKVDEIREALSDLGIQGMTLTEVKGFGRQKGHTELYRGAEYAVDFLPKIRIELAIPDEQLPSVLEAIQSSARTGRIGDGKIFVQPLDHVIRIRTGECDEQAL; encoded by the coding sequence ATGAAATTGATTACCGCCATCGTCAAACCCTTCAAGGTTGACGAGATACGCGAGGCCCTTTCCGATCTGGGCATACAGGGGATGACGCTTACCGAGGTCAAGGGTTTTGGTCGCCAGAAAGGCCACACCGAGCTTTACCGCGGTGCGGAATATGCGGTCGACTTCCTGCCCAAGATCCGCATTGAACTGGCTATTCCCGACGAGCAGTTGCCAAGCGTTCTGGAAGCCATTCAAAGCAGCGCCCGCACCGGTCGTATTGGTGACGGCAAGATCTTTGTCCAGCCGCTGGACCACGTCATCCGCATCCGCACCGGCGAATGCGATGAACAAGCCCTGTAA
- a CDS encoding ammonium transporter: protein MNNADLSWMLVSTLLVLMMAAPGLALFYSGMVRQKNALSMLSQTLLVFSLGVVLWFIYGYSLAFTAGNPLIGSFDKVLFNGMFTAADQQFSMSGTLPELLFASFQATFAGLTCALVVGSLAERTRLSAILVFTVIWFTLAYLPICHMVWFADEQHGGLLNSRGALDFAGGTVVHINAGIAGLVGAWMIGPRLNYRREAMPPHNLPLTFIGAALLWVGWFGFNAGSALSANENATLAFFNTMLAAAIGVVAWALGEWISKGHPSLLGACSGAIAGLVGITPAAGFVAPSGALAIGLITSLACLWGVNVLKRWLRADDTLDVFGIHGLGGIVGALLTGLFNAPVLGGPGTAAGNSIWMQLWIQLEGVLLTLVWSGVAAWIAFKIAKVVCGGLRVDADHEREGLDIRTHGETGYQH from the coding sequence ATGAACAACGCTGATCTATCGTGGATGCTGGTCTCCACGCTTCTGGTACTAATGATGGCCGCGCCGGGCCTGGCCCTGTTTTACTCGGGGATGGTGCGTCAAAAAAATGCCTTGTCCATGCTGTCCCAGACCTTGCTGGTGTTCAGTCTGGGGGTGGTGCTGTGGTTTATCTATGGCTACTCACTGGCCTTTACCGCTGGCAATCCCTTGATTGGCAGTTTCGACAAGGTCTTGTTCAACGGCATGTTCACCGCTGCTGACCAACAGTTCTCCATGTCGGGCACATTGCCTGAACTGCTGTTTGCGTCTTTTCAGGCCACCTTTGCCGGTCTGACTTGCGCTCTGGTTGTCGGTAGTCTGGCAGAACGTACCCGCTTGTCCGCCATCCTGGTCTTTACCGTGATCTGGTTCACCCTGGCCTATCTGCCCATTTGCCATATGGTCTGGTTTGCCGATGAACAGCACGGCGGCTTGCTCAACTCCCGTGGCGCGCTGGACTTTGCCGGTGGGACTGTCGTGCATATCAATGCCGGTATTGCCGGTCTGGTCGGTGCCTGGATGATTGGCCCTCGACTGAACTACCGTCGTGAAGCCATGCCCCCTCATAACCTGCCCTTGACCTTTATCGGCGCGGCTCTGCTGTGGGTAGGCTGGTTCGGTTTCAACGCAGGCTCGGCTTTGTCTGCCAATGAAAATGCCACGCTGGCGTTCTTCAACACCATGTTGGCTGCTGCCATTGGCGTTGTGGCTTGGGCCTTGGGCGAATGGATCAGCAAAGGCCACCCTTCCTTGCTGGGTGCCTGCTCGGGTGCGATTGCAGGTTTGGTTGGCATTACCCCAGCAGCTGGTTTTGTGGCTCCTTCCGGTGCACTGGCCATTGGCCTGATTACTTCCCTGGCTTGCTTGTGGGGCGTTAATGTTCTGAAGCGCTGGCTACGTGCTGACGATACGCTGGACGTTTTTGGCATTCACGGTTTGGGCGGGATTGTGGGCGCGTTGCTCACGGGTCTGTTCAACGCCCCTGTTCTGGGTGGTCCCGGTACCGCTGCTGGCAACAGTATCTGGATGCAGTTGTGGATTCAGCTCGAAGGTGTCTTGCTGACTCTGGTCTGGTCCGGTGTGGCTGCCTGGATTGCCTTCAAAATTGCCAAAGTCGTCTGCGGTGGTTTACGTGTCGATGCTGACCATGAGCGTGAAGGTCTGGATATCCGTACCCACGGTGAAACGGGTTATCAACATTGA
- a CDS encoding c-type cytochrome, with amino-acid sequence MKKLAFLTAAAALCAAFVTPATAQFAKPEQAVNYRQASMSLIGSHFGRMAPVAKKEAPYDAAAIAKNVEVLTVLAALPWGAFGAGTEGGETKAEAWSDAQGFKQATDDFTAAIDKLKVASDSGDFDAFRVAFGNVGKSCKTCHDAYRKEK; translated from the coding sequence ATGAAAAAACTTGCGTTTTTGACTGCCGCTGCCGCCTTGTGCGCCGCGTTTGTCACGCCAGCTACAGCCCAATTCGCCAAGCCCGAGCAAGCCGTGAACTATCGTCAAGCCAGCATGTCGCTGATTGGTTCTCACTTCGGTCGTATGGCTCCCGTCGCTAAAAAGGAAGCGCCTTACGACGCGGCTGCTATCGCCAAGAACGTGGAAGTGCTGACTGTTTTGGCAGCTCTGCCTTGGGGCGCATTTGGTGCCGGTACTGAAGGCGGCGAGACCAAAGCTGAAGCCTGGAGCGATGCCCAAGGTTTCAAGCAAGCTACCGATGATTTCACCGCTGCGATCGACAAGCTGAAAGTGGCGTCCGACTCGGGCGACTTTGATGCCTTCCGCGTGGCTTTCGGTAATGTGGGCAAGTCCTGTAAGACTTGTCATGATGCTTACCGCAAAGAAAAATAA